The Leucobacter sp. UCMA 4100 genome window below encodes:
- a CDS encoding Rne/Rng family ribonuclease codes for MVQETQYESEQNEPGAEQAVGETPEAGSPETQPEPQDTKAVASEAQPEAVADSAAAPESDEAATADPQASEAPEEPSAGEAETQQEPAAVSEETPEPLTPLEQFMASKELLFIAPDVPPIQPRSRRSEAIDLDELLDRETQSSENDATSRRTRNRSGRRSPQDSQRADEQPQQPQRQERKQAAPVSEPQRLKGSTRLEAKKQRRREGREAGRRRTVITESEFQARRESVDRQMIVRSLDDRIQIGVLEDNVLVEHYVARSSETSLIGNVYLGKVQNVLPSMEAAFVDIGRGRNAVLYSGEVDWSSFDGAQSARKIENVLSPGDKVLVQVTKDPVGHKGARLTSQVSLPGRFLVYVPGGAMNGISRKLPDTERARLKKILKEVLPDGAGVIVRTAAEGASEDHLTLDVQRLTKQWESIQERSKKDNAPSLLHSESDMLIKIVRDVFNEDFQKMIISGNDTYGVISRYLEQVAPELCERLEHYQDERDIFDRYRISEQISKALDRKVWLPSGGSLVIDRTEAMTVVDVNTGKFVGSGGNLEETVTKNNLEAAEEIVRQLRLRDIGGIIVVDFIDMVLESNRDLVLRRMVECLSRDRTKHQVAEVTSLGLVQMTRKKLGLGLLESFSEPCEICAGRGLIVHQEPVHRETQHRSSGKRGKQQNHQQQQQQQQQSQQQSQPHAISDGAKNMLAQVAASTIAPSAEGEQAAEAPATKPRRARAKSQQSQKRAQAAQKAEASQGEQQPSGADHGARNEQAADIAAAVQQAFTAPKTVDRAAAAAPKDLLDSVLNALPDAPETGESRLCSRRATRRQQGVDPKQLFTELEDQ; via the coding sequence ATGGTGCAAGAGACACAATACGAATCAGAGCAGAACGAACCCGGGGCAGAGCAGGCCGTGGGCGAGACCCCGGAGGCAGGGTCTCCCGAGACGCAGCCTGAGCCCCAGGACACGAAAGCTGTGGCTTCTGAAGCGCAGCCCGAGGCCGTGGCTGATTCGGCTGCAGCGCCCGAGTCAGACGAAGCGGCTACAGCGGATCCTCAGGCTTCCGAGGCCCCTGAGGAGCCCTCCGCGGGAGAAGCCGAGACTCAGCAGGAGCCGGCCGCCGTGAGCGAAGAAACTCCCGAGCCACTCACCCCACTTGAGCAGTTCATGGCGAGTAAAGAGTTGCTCTTTATTGCCCCCGATGTGCCACCTATTCAGCCGAGGTCGCGCCGCTCAGAGGCGATCGATCTTGATGAGTTGCTCGACCGGGAAACCCAGTCGAGCGAGAACGACGCGACATCGCGCCGCACCCGCAACCGCAGTGGCCGTCGTTCACCGCAGGATTCGCAGCGCGCTGATGAGCAGCCCCAACAGCCACAGCGCCAGGAGCGCAAGCAGGCCGCACCCGTCTCTGAACCGCAGCGGCTCAAAGGCTCGACCCGGCTTGAAGCGAAGAAGCAGCGCCGCCGCGAGGGGCGCGAGGCAGGCCGCCGTCGCACCGTCATCACTGAGTCAGAGTTTCAGGCGAGGCGCGAGTCGGTTGACCGCCAGATGATTGTTCGTTCGCTCGACGATCGCATTCAGATTGGTGTGCTCGAAGACAACGTGCTCGTGGAGCACTATGTTGCGCGCTCGAGCGAGACCTCGCTCATCGGCAACGTCTACCTCGGCAAAGTGCAGAACGTGTTGCCGAGCATGGAGGCGGCGTTCGTCGACATCGGGCGCGGCCGCAACGCAGTGCTCTACTCGGGCGAGGTTGACTGGTCATCATTTGACGGTGCACAGTCGGCGCGCAAGATCGAGAATGTGCTGAGCCCCGGTGACAAGGTGCTCGTGCAGGTGACGAAAGATCCGGTTGGTCACAAGGGTGCACGCCTGACGAGCCAGGTCTCACTGCCTGGCCGCTTCCTGGTCTACGTTCCTGGCGGTGCCATGAACGGCATTTCGCGCAAGTTGCCCGACACCGAGCGTGCGCGCCTCAAGAAGATCCTCAAGGAGGTCCTTCCCGACGGCGCTGGCGTCATCGTGCGTACCGCAGCTGAGGGTGCCAGCGAAGACCACCTGACGCTCGATGTGCAGCGACTCACCAAACAGTGGGAGTCGATTCAGGAGCGCTCGAAGAAGGACAACGCGCCGTCGCTTCTGCACTCAGAATCGGACATGCTCATCAAAATCGTTCGCGATGTCTTCAACGAAGACTTCCAGAAGATGATCATCTCGGGCAACGACACGTACGGCGTTATCTCGCGATACCTCGAGCAGGTTGCGCCAGAGCTGTGTGAGCGACTCGAGCATTACCAGGACGAGCGCGACATCTTCGATCGCTACCGCATCAGCGAGCAGATCTCGAAAGCGCTCGACCGCAAGGTTTGGCTGCCCTCTGGCGGCTCGCTCGTGATTGACCGCACCGAAGCCATGACCGTTGTTGACGTGAACACCGGCAAGTTTGTCGGCTCAGGCGGCAACCTCGAAGAGACCGTGACGAAGAACAACCTCGAAGCGGCCGAAGAGATCGTGCGCCAGCTGCGTCTGCGCGACATTGGCGGCATTATCGTTGTCGACTTCATTGACATGGTGCTTGAGTCGAACCGTGACCTCGTTCTGCGACGCATGGTCGAGTGCCTGAGTCGCGACCGTACGAAGCACCAGGTTGCTGAGGTAACCTCGCTCGGGCTTGTTCAGATGACGCGTAAGAAGCTTGGTCTCGGCCTGCTCGAGTCATTCAGCGAGCCCTGCGAGATCTGCGCCGGTCGCGGGCTTATCGTGCACCAGGAGCCGGTGCACCGAGAAACCCAGCACCGCTCGAGCGGTAAGCGGGGCAAGCAGCAGAACCACCAGCAGCAGCAACAACAGCAGCAGCAAAGTCAGCAGCAGTCGCAGCCGCACGCGATTAGCGACGGCGCGAAGAACATGCTTGCCCAGGTTGCTGCTTCAACAATCGCTCCCTCTGCTGAGGGAGAGCAGGCAGCTGAGGCTCCCGCGACGAAGCCCCGCAGGGCGCGCGCGAAGTCACAGCAGTCGCAAAAGCGGGCCCAGGCGGCGCAGAAAGCCGAGGCCAGCCAGGGCGAGCAGCAGCCATCAGGCGCCGACCACGGCGCACGTAACGAGCAGGCTGCCGACATTGCCGCGGCCGTTCAGCAGGCGTTCACGGCTCCAAAGACCGTCGACAGGGCCGCGGCAGCGGCTCCGAAAGATCTGCTCGATTCGGTTCTCAACGCGCTCCCAGACGCGCCTGAGACCGGTGAGAGCCGGCTGTGTTCGCGACGAGCGACGCGCAGGCAGCAGGGCGTCGACCCCAAACAGCTCTTTACTGAGCTTGAAGATCAATAA
- the rplU gene encoding 50S ribosomal protein L21 produces the protein MVYAVVRAGGRQEKVEVGSVITINRVAGDDKGKVELPAVLLVDGDKITTDADKLAKVKVTAEVVEDLRGPKIIIQKYKNKTGYKARQGHRQELTRLKVTGIK, from the coding sequence GTGGTTTACGCAGTAGTGCGCGCCGGTGGGCGTCAGGAAAAGGTTGAGGTTGGCTCAGTCATCACCATCAACCGTGTTGCTGGCGACGACAAGGGCAAAGTAGAACTTCCCGCAGTGCTTCTCGTTGATGGTGACAAGATCACCACCGACGCTGACAAGCTCGCGAAGGTCAAGGTCACCGCCGAGGTTGTTGAAGACCTCCGTGGCCCCAAGATCATCATCCAGAAGTACAAGAACAAGACCGGCTACAAGGCTCGCCAGGGTCACCGTCAGGAGCTCACGCGCCTGAAGGTTACCGGTATCAAGTAG
- the rpmA gene encoding 50S ribosomal protein L27, which produces MASKKGVSSTRNGRDSNAQRLGVKRYAGQVVNAGEIIVRQRGTQFHPGANVGRGGDDTLFALSAGEVEFGTRGGRKIVNIVAAA; this is translated from the coding sequence ATGGCATCAAAGAAGGGTGTGAGTTCAACTCGCAACGGCCGTGACTCAAATGCTCAGCGCCTTGGCGTGAAGCGCTACGCTGGCCAGGTTGTTAACGCCGGTGAAATCATCGTTCGCCAGCGTGGAACCCAGTTCCACCCAGGTGCAAACGTTGGCCGTGGCGGCGACGACACGCTGTTTGCTCTCTCAGCAGGCGAAGTGGAGTTCGGTACCCGCGGTGGGCGTAAGATTGTGAATATCGTCGCAGCTGCGTAA
- the obgE gene encoding GTPase ObgE has translation MVSFVDEAPLHVRAGRGGDGCVSVRREKFKPLAGPDGGNGGHGGDIELVADPQVTTLLEFQRRPHRAADNGGFGMGDMRGGANAEHLVIPVPVGTVVRDNDGNVLADMTEPDARFLAAKGGLGGLGNASLASRQRKAPGFALLGTSGEERSLQLELKTIADVAFVGYPSAGKSSLIAAMSAAKPKIADYPFTTLRPNLGVVEAEEFRFTVADVPGLIEGASEGKGLGLEFLRHVERCSALLHVLDCATLEPGRDPLSDLEVIERELEAYEVPEGQVPLLERPQIVALNKVDVPEARELAEFVKPELEARGFTVFLISAAAHEGLRQLSLALGKIVTDHRQQAIAEAEAAPRIVLTPKAVRERPFEISIEGGSYGNLYRITGTKPERWVEQTDFANDEAVGYLSDRLQKIGIDDALVKAGAEPGSTVVIGQGAGIVFDWEPSLTSAAEVMLGSRGQDDRLDPRNRRTTAERRERHHARMDAKQEARDELEEERRAGLWSEDDD, from the coding sequence ATGGTGTCGTTCGTCGATGAGGCGCCCCTGCACGTACGGGCAGGGCGCGGAGGTGACGGCTGCGTGTCGGTGCGACGAGAGAAGTTTAAGCCCCTCGCCGGCCCAGATGGAGGCAACGGCGGGCACGGCGGCGACATCGAACTCGTGGCTGATCCGCAGGTGACGACCCTGCTCGAGTTTCAGCGTAGGCCGCACCGTGCTGCCGACAATGGCGGCTTTGGTATGGGTGATATGAGGGGTGGCGCGAACGCCGAGCACCTCGTGATTCCCGTGCCGGTCGGTACCGTCGTGCGCGATAACGATGGCAATGTGCTCGCAGACATGACCGAACCCGACGCGCGGTTTCTCGCCGCGAAGGGTGGTCTCGGCGGGCTTGGCAACGCGAGTCTCGCGAGCCGTCAGCGTAAAGCTCCCGGCTTTGCCCTGCTCGGAACCTCCGGCGAAGAACGCAGCCTGCAGCTTGAGCTGAAGACCATTGCCGATGTGGCGTTCGTGGGCTACCCCTCGGCGGGCAAGTCGAGTCTCATTGCCGCGATGAGCGCCGCGAAGCCGAAGATTGCCGACTACCCGTTCACAACGTTGCGCCCGAACCTTGGCGTCGTCGAGGCCGAAGAGTTCCGCTTCACCGTCGCTGATGTTCCTGGGCTCATCGAGGGCGCCAGCGAGGGCAAGGGGCTCGGTCTCGAATTCTTGAGGCACGTTGAGCGGTGCAGCGCGCTGCTGCACGTGCTCGATTGCGCGACCCTTGAACCAGGCCGCGATCCGCTGTCAGATCTCGAGGTCATCGAGCGTGAGCTCGAGGCCTACGAGGTGCCTGAGGGTCAGGTGCCACTGCTTGAGCGCCCGCAAATCGTCGCGCTCAACAAGGTCGACGTTCCTGAGGCGCGCGAGCTCGCAGAGTTCGTGAAACCAGAGCTTGAGGCGCGCGGGTTCACCGTCTTTCTCATATCAGCCGCGGCGCACGAGGGGCTTCGTCAGCTCTCGCTCGCGCTCGGCAAGATCGTGACCGACCACCGCCAGCAGGCCATCGCCGAAGCCGAGGCCGCGCCTCGCATCGTGCTCACCCCGAAGGCTGTGCGCGAGCGCCCCTTCGAGATCTCGATTGAGGGCGGATCGTACGGCAACCTCTACCGCATCACCGGCACGAAGCCAGAGCGTTGGGTCGAGCAGACTGATTTTGCGAATGACGAGGCCGTGGGCTACCTTTCTGACCGCCTGCAGAAGATCGGGATCGATGACGCGCTCGTGAAGGCCGGGGCAGAGCCCGGTTCGACCGTTGTCATTGGCCAGGGCGCGGGCATCGTGTTTGACTGGGAGCCAAGCCTCACGAGTGCCGCCGAGGTCATGCTCGGATCACGTGGTCAGGACGACCGGCTTGATCCGCGTAACAGGCGAACCACTGCAGAGCGTCGCGAGCGCCACCACGCGCGTATGGACGCGAAGCAGGAGGCACGCGACGAGCTTGAAGAGGAGCGTCGCGCCGGGCTCTGGAGCGAAGACGATGACTAG
- the proB gene encoding glutamate 5-kinase produces MTSVQKILEARRIIVKVGSSSVSGEKAHQIPQLVDLLVQLKARGIEVALVSSGAISTGVPFMQLEERPDDLATQQAAAAVGQNVLVNRYQRALSEHNEIAGQVLLTAQDIENPTSRDNARRALERLLELGVIPIINENDTVATHEIRFGDNDRLAALVSRMLEADALILLSDIDALYTAPPTEIGAERIASVPYGDTLEGVKIGDAQSGWGTGGAVTKVSAARLATEKGATVLLTEVSLLAGVLEGADAGTWFEAADAIV; encoded by the coding sequence ATGACTAGCGTGCAGAAGATTCTCGAGGCACGCAGGATCATCGTGAAGGTTGGCTCTTCGTCAGTAAGCGGCGAGAAGGCTCACCAGATTCCGCAGCTCGTTGATCTGCTCGTGCAGCTCAAAGCACGAGGTATCGAGGTCGCGCTCGTTTCGTCGGGCGCGATCTCGACCGGGGTGCCATTCATGCAGCTCGAAGAGCGGCCTGACGACCTCGCGACGCAACAGGCCGCGGCGGCTGTGGGGCAGAACGTACTCGTGAACCGCTATCAGCGTGCGCTGAGCGAACACAACGAGATTGCGGGGCAGGTACTGCTCACCGCTCAGGACATTGAGAACCCGACGAGCCGCGATAACGCTCGCCGTGCCCTTGAGCGCTTGCTCGAACTCGGTGTGATCCCGATCATCAACGAGAATGACACCGTCGCTACGCACGAGATTCGCTTCGGCGACAACGATCGGCTCGCTGCCCTTGTCTCGCGCATGCTTGAAGCTGACGCACTCATTCTGCTCTCTGACATCGACGCGCTCTACACCGCGCCGCCGACCGAGATTGGTGCTGAGCGCATCGCCTCGGTGCCTTACGGCGACACCCTTGAGGGCGTCAAGATCGGCGATGCGCAGTCGGGCTGGGGCACTGGCGGAGCCGTGACCAAGGTCTCGGCCGCGAGGCTGGCAACCGAGAAGGGCGCGACCGTGCTGCTTACCGAGGTGAGCCTGCTCGCGGGCGTGCTCGAGGGAGCCGACGCGGGAACGTGGTTCGAGGCGGCTGACGCGATCGTCTAG
- a CDS encoding glutamate-5-semialdehyde dehydrogenase, translating to MALSDDFYTLLGTTRKAARGLVTVNTQQKNAALEAIAEGLETSVPEIVEANQRDLQRGAEEGIAGGLLDRLLLDEKRIIALASAVRDVIALPDPVGQIVRGNTLANGVRISEVRVPFGVVGAIYEARPNVTVDILALALKSGNGAVLRGGSAAAQTNQVLVAVMQRAITGAGLPGEAFLSIDDFGREGASALMKARGYIDVLIPRGSADLIQAVVRESTVPVIETGSGVVHVYVDASAEEAMALDIVRNAKTHRPSVCNAAETLLVHESAAERLLPALLEMLTEEGVEILGDETARSQHSGVHAASSETWRTEHHSLAMGVKVVSSMDEAIDHIAAYSTHHTDAIVTSDFANAERFLTEVDSAVVMVNTSTRFTDGGEFGFGAEVGISTQKLHARGPMGLADLTSTKWLVRGTGQIRH from the coding sequence ATGGCACTCAGCGACGATTTTTACACCCTGCTCGGCACCACCCGTAAGGCAGCCCGCGGGCTTGTGACGGTCAACACGCAGCAAAAGAATGCTGCGCTCGAGGCAATTGCCGAGGGGCTCGAAACGTCGGTGCCAGAGATCGTCGAGGCAAACCAGCGAGATCTGCAGCGTGGAGCCGAGGAAGGCATCGCGGGCGGTCTTCTCGACCGGCTCTTGCTTGACGAGAAGCGCATTATCGCTCTCGCGAGCGCTGTGCGTGATGTGATCGCGCTCCCAGACCCCGTCGGGCAGATCGTGCGTGGCAACACCCTCGCAAACGGCGTACGCATCAGCGAGGTGCGCGTGCCATTCGGCGTGGTCGGTGCTATCTACGAGGCACGCCCAAACGTGACGGTCGATATTCTCGCGCTCGCGCTCAAGAGCGGCAATGGAGCGGTGTTGCGTGGCGGGAGCGCGGCGGCCCAAACGAACCAGGTGCTCGTCGCCGTCATGCAGCGAGCGATTACCGGGGCAGGGCTTCCTGGCGAAGCCTTCCTCAGCATCGACGACTTCGGCCGTGAAGGCGCGAGCGCGCTCATGAAGGCTCGTGGCTACATCGACGTGCTCATCCCACGCGGTAGCGCCGACCTCATTCAAGCGGTCGTGCGCGAATCAACCGTTCCCGTGATCGAGACGGGGTCGGGTGTCGTGCACGTGTACGTTGACGCGAGTGCCGAGGAAGCGATGGCTCTCGACATCGTGCGCAACGCAAAGACACATCGACCCAGCGTGTGCAACGCTGCCGAGACGCTGCTCGTGCACGAGTCGGCCGCCGAGCGTTTGCTGCCAGCGCTCCTCGAGATGCTCACCGAAGAAGGGGTCGAGATCTTGGGTGACGAAACCGCGAGGTCGCAGCACAGCGGCGTGCATGCTGCGAGCAGCGAGACGTGGCGCACCGAGCACCACTCGCTCGCGATGGGTGTCAAGGTCGTTTCGAGCATGGACGAGGCGATTGACCACATCGCCGCATACTCGACCCACCACACCGACGCGATCGTGACCTCAGACTTCGCCAACGCCGAACGCTTCTTGACCGAGGTTGACTCAGCGGTTGTCATGGTCAACACGTCAACTCGCTTCACCGACGGGGGAGAATTCGGCTTTGGCGCCGAGGTTGGCATCTCGACCCAGAAGCTCCATGCGCGCGGCCCGATGGGGCTCGCCGATCTGACGAGCACGAAGTGGCTCGTGCGAGGTACAGGGCAAATTCGCCACTAA
- the nadD gene encoding nicotinate-nucleotide adenylyltransferase has protein sequence MSTAQRRTNPVDAARPRRIGVMGGTFDPIHHGHLVAASEVADSFNLDEVIFVPTGEPWQKLRVTEGEHRYLMTVIATASNPQFRVNRVDLDRIGPTYTVDTLRDLKALYPQAELFFISGADAIAQIFSWKDADELWDLAHFIGVSRPGHELSLHGIPEEHVSLLEIPALAISSTDCRSRVRSGKPVWYLVPDGVVQYIAKHDLYHNGEGDE, from the coding sequence GTGAGCACGGCTCAGAGACGCACTAATCCCGTCGATGCAGCCCGCCCGCGCCGAATTGGCGTCATGGGCGGGACATTCGACCCGATTCACCACGGTCACCTCGTCGCGGCAAGTGAAGTTGCAGACAGCTTCAATCTCGACGAGGTGATTTTCGTGCCCACGGGCGAACCCTGGCAGAAGCTGAGGGTCACCGAGGGCGAGCACCGTTACCTTATGACGGTGATTGCGACCGCGTCGAACCCGCAATTTCGGGTAAACCGCGTCGATCTTGATCGCATCGGCCCGACCTACACGGTCGATACGCTGCGCGATCTCAAAGCCCTGTACCCGCAGGCAGAGCTGTTTTTCATCTCGGGGGCCGACGCGATCGCCCAGATTTTCAGCTGGAAAGACGCTGACGAGCTGTGGGACCTCGCGCACTTTATCGGTGTTTCACGACCGGGGCACGAGCTTTCTCTGCACGGTATTCCCGAAGAACACGTAAGCTTACTAGAAATACCAGCCTTGGCTATTTCATCAACAGACTGCAGAAGCAGGGTGCGCTCGGGTAAACCCGTGTGGTACCTCGTTCCTGACGGAGTGGTGCAGTACATAGCCAAGCACGATTTGTATCACAACGGGGAAGGCGACGAATGA
- the rsfS gene encoding ribosome silencing factor codes for MALAPATQPMLEIAAEAADAMGAADPVALDVSERFPFADAFLIVTGEVERNVQAIADRIEKEMNLGGHRTNRREGREGGRWILLDFGELLVHVFHAEERDFYEIERLWRDCPTLDLPTPSVGLPERA; via the coding sequence TTGGCATTAGCCCCCGCAACACAGCCCATGTTGGAGATCGCGGCAGAAGCTGCCGACGCGATGGGAGCAGCCGATCCGGTCGCTCTCGACGTGTCAGAGCGCTTCCCGTTTGCCGACGCCTTTCTCATCGTGACGGGCGAGGTTGAGCGTAACGTTCAGGCGATCGCCGACCGAATCGAAAAAGAGATGAACCTTGGCGGTCACCGCACGAATCGTCGTGAGGGCCGCGAAGGCGGCAGGTGGATCTTGCTCGACTTCGGCGAGCTTCTCGTACACGTTTTTCACGCCGAAGAGCGCGATTTCTACGAGATCGAACGCCTCTGGCGCGACTGCCCAACGCTCGATTTACCCACGCCGAGCGTCGGTTTGCCAGAGCGGGCATAA
- the galE gene encoding UDP-glucose 4-epimerase GalE — protein MKVLITGGAGYIGSTIAACCSDSDITPVILDDYSKGLREFSQPYANYEGDIADVSLIQRIVSEHPDIDAVIHCAAKIVVPESVSVPLDYYENNVAKSITLLRELSRLGVRRFILSSTASMYEAGDDYMVDESGAVAPQGPYSASKWMLERVLRDFAATGAMNSIALRYFNPIGADPSMRSGLQDPQPTHALGKMIEAYRSGGAFTVTGVDWPTRDGSALRDYVHVWDLARAHVAALQKFDEVIAQSEVAGFDVINLGTGTGTTVFELANAFGDATGKPLEVQTAAPRLGDVVGCATLTAKAARLLDWNAELTIADGVRDSLAWAEKLPAVLHRE, from the coding sequence TTGAAGGTCCTCATCACTGGTGGAGCAGGGTATATCGGTTCAACCATTGCGGCATGTTGCTCAGACAGCGATATCACGCCCGTCATCCTTGACGACTACAGCAAAGGGCTGAGGGAATTCTCGCAGCCGTATGCGAACTACGAAGGCGACATCGCCGATGTCTCTCTGATCCAGCGCATCGTGTCTGAGCACCCTGACATCGACGCGGTCATCCACTGTGCAGCGAAGATTGTCGTGCCCGAATCTGTGTCGGTGCCACTCGACTATTACGAGAACAACGTTGCCAAATCGATCACCCTTCTGCGGGAGCTTTCACGGCTTGGGGTGCGCCGTTTCATCCTGAGTTCGACAGCCTCCATGTATGAAGCCGGCGATGACTATATGGTCGATGAGTCTGGCGCGGTCGCTCCTCAGGGTCCTTATTCAGCCTCGAAATGGATGTTAGAGCGGGTGCTCCGTGACTTCGCAGCAACCGGGGCGATGAACTCGATTGCGTTGCGTTACTTTAACCCGATTGGGGCAGACCCGAGTATGCGGAGCGGTCTTCAAGACCCGCAGCCTACCCACGCCCTTGGCAAGATGATCGAGGCGTATCGAAGCGGTGGTGCCTTCACAGTAACAGGTGTTGATTGGCCGACGCGAGATGGTTCAGCGCTTCGTGACTATGTGCACGTGTGGGATCTCGCACGTGCCCACGTGGCGGCGCTTCAAAAGTTTGATGAGGTCATCGCTCAGTCTGAGGTGGCCGGGTTCGACGTTATCAATCTCGGCACCGGAACGGGAACGACGGTGTTTGAGCTCGCCAACGCATTTGGCGACGCGACAGGCAAACCCTTGGAGGTGCAGACAGCTGCCCCTAGGCTTGGTGATGTTGTGGGGTGCGCGACGCTGACGGCGAAGGCGGCACGACTTCTCGATTGGAACGCCGAGCTGACCATTGCTGACGGGGTAAGGGACTCTCTCGCGTGGGCCGAGAAGCTTCCGGCCGTGCTTCACCGAGAGTGA